In the genome of Drosophila kikkawai strain 14028-0561.14 chromosome 2R, DkikHiC1v2, whole genome shotgun sequence, the window TGCTTAGAGGCGGCCGAAGAAAAAGTGACAGCGGGCCAAacttaatacaaatttatgtgcaacatatttttgcacttttttttcCAGCATTCCGTACTATAAAGAgggccaccaccaccgcctcaTAAAGAAGGCTAACTGAGTGGTCAACATATGCTGCTCCTGTCCCCGGGGCGATGGATCCTACCAAGACATCAAGTTTGTTTTACTTGCCGGGCAACGCTTTAATGTTTCCCCATTAAAAAAGGAGAACattaaaattccttttcgCTGCCGAGCCAGCgtttaaattgcatttcagCTCAGGGAAATGACAAATTCTTACATAATAAGAAAAGTCGGTAAGGGCCGCGAAGAGAAATGGGATCCATTTGGCATTTGTCAGGTGGGAGAAGCTGAGATGGTGTGAAATTGAGCCAAAGCTCCGCGTCTAactcatttttaaatacaaattttatgtACATGGAAATAAAAGCAAGAAAGAATGGCGGCTAAAGTGTTTGATCACGACTATGGGATACCTGGTGGTTAGAGGAGAATACTTTGTGGcgaatttcaaatatattttttggagaaaaaaggaaacatttgagggaaatacaaaaattttaattaagtttggttcgaaatattgaatttaaaatagaatttttttgATACTTATGATACTTATATATAATTGTAGGTCTTATAGCTCTTTTCTTGGTTGTGTTATATGTTTTTTAGCATCCGTTATATACCCCTGAATACTCTTTGTACTCCTCATAAAAATGAAGCAAAGAATTCTCAAATTTAGCTGCCGCTTTTGATTAATTTGTCTTGCCTAATGGCTGGCCATAAATTTCGAGTTAATAAAACGAGGCGAAATTCGCCTGGTTTGCCTTGTTCtaataacaaaaatttgtCACACGCCATTCTGACAGTTGTGTGTCACAACCACTTTTCTCCCTCCCTTCCGCTTCCGGCTCCTGACTGCTCCTGGCTGGCTTCTTTTGGTGCTGCCGCCACCGCAGAACTGTCAACTGGCAAGTGCCGCTGATGACATTGTGGCCAACTTTTCTCAGAGAAATTATGCTGGCAGTTTTCCCCCTCCCAACCCGAGGAGGGTTGATTGATACGACTCCTGGAGAGGACTGGTTGGTTCACTGGTAGGGTTAATCAATGGCCAGGCCGCACGCACCGAACAGCTAGAAATTCGATTAGAGGCGATGTCAGCCAGGCACTCGCCTCAAGTGTCACTTGCAATTACCCCGGGGTTTGAGGCATGGGGCAGCTCTTCTACAGCCGGGGCAAAGTGCATTCAAATTGGCTTAAACTAAGAACGTTAAGCGTGCAGCTGTCTAATTGTATTTCCCACCCTTTTAACCCCTGCCCCCCGGGTAAACCCTTTCTCCTTTGCAAGTAATGTAAAAGTGCCAGGGAACTTCAAGATTTATTAGCATCAAGATTAAAGCATTAAAAATTTCGCAGACTGTTTTTGCCTTACGCAGGCATTAAGGGGAGTAGGAGAGGGGATTCGGGGGCAACAACTGCCCCTTTTGGGGGCTGAGAGGTGTGTTTAGGGGATGCTGGGGCTACCGGAGGAAAGTGAGTGCAATTTTCGCTCGCTGGTCTACATCATCAATTTCGAGTGCCTATTCCTTCGCTTCCCCTTTGGTGGATACCCTTGACGAAAGTGtaggtgttttttttaaataggttaacattttttataactaTTCTAGAAAGTAGATTCATcttctaataaaaaaaaagcattagAACAAAAAAGAACTTTAAAACAGAATAGAAACGCTTTGAGTAAAGCAAAATATTCTAGTTTTCTTTATTGTCGTTCCAGAACTGGTTGGGAATTATAGGAATACAAGGGaattatctttatttatttattaatatgaGCCTTCTTAATTTTAACCTTATTAGCTCGTATTATTAAGTctaaaaacaaagtaaaatatACTACAAAATCCATCATAAGAGTAAGAGTACCCAAAAATTGGTTATACCAAGTTAACCTTAATTtctggtgttgctgttgcttcgcttccgctgttgttattgtttttgttgtggttTCCACCGACAAGGATGAGGATAAAGCGGCTCCTTCTGCTGCTTTTCCTATTGCCGCTAGCTGTTTCCGCCGCAAGTGGAGTGTTGCGCAAAAATATCAGGCACAACAACAGTTTCGGATAGCGGCAACTACAGCAAGTACAACATTTCATTGCGCACTTTGTCGGTCAAAACTTTCGACATTAGCACTTAATTTACTGGCCCAACTTAATGAAGTCTACACTTGGCTAATTTACGCGAAATGCTTTAGCTACTTAAGGCGAACATCCATCGTCGCCCATGTTTCATGGCTCCATAGTCTCTAGTTACGTTAAAGTTCTCTTTCCAAGGTACTTTAATGACCTCAAAAAAGGTGATTATTCTATAAAGTAAACGGAATATATACCAATAAGTTGagaattatattatatatgtggGGCAAGCCTATATCAAATACACGTTTCaaggaataaatattaatccGCAGGGGTTGCCTTATCGAAAATTCATGTACTGACTtatgtataataattttttataactcATATTTGTAGATAAGGGTTTCCAGTTCACAGAGGTCTGCAGCCAAAGCTTTGCTCAGTTGTGACAAATTCTTCACAGAGTAaagtgagttttttttttaaggaaataaatgCTTCGATCCATGAAAGCCAAACACGTTCGCATGGTCATTGCTGGCCTCTCCCTAATTGTTTCCATCATCATCTTGGGAACAATACCCACCTGGGTGGAAAGTCAAAAATGTTGGGAAATCTGTGTGTGGAATCATGTTTGCCTGCTGCAAATTCTAGGCGGAGTATTCCTATTTGTGGGCTCTTTAAAGGtgagaaataatattatatttatttaaagaaatatttaattgtattatatattatttagaatAACTACTGGCTCTTCCTGCCCTGGCTAGTATCGTcctgtatttttatttacacatTGCTCTACAAGTCGGTATTATATTGGTATCACCTGGAGGGTAGAATATTAATGGTGGTTCCCCTTTTGCAAACCATAGCTGGTGAGCCTGAGGTTCTTCATTTCGTctctatattttaaagaaatctattttaaaCACAGGTTTCTGGTGCTATTTTGTGGACGATGTCTTCCAGGACTTTCTCCTTTGGCACGGTCAGGGACATCACATAAATCTCAGTAATTGATCGCATTTTTTCCCTGTGAAATGCAATTGAGCTGAGTGTAAAGGCAAGTAAGTGTGAACATTGCGGTGGgtggtgagtgtgtgtgcttgtgtgctTTAGCCAAAAGTAAAATAAGCGTTAAAATGTCTGCTAACCCAGTGGAAACGACAGACAGGGTTTGAGTCTGCCATTGTGGGTCTCTTCTGGGGCTCCGTGTGGTATCGTTGCATGCGTATTGCATTACCCCACTCGCACCACCCACTTTCACCCCGCCCAACTTGTGTGTGGCACAAAGTGGCATATGAATAGATACATGTTTTGTTGCCTGTTTTGTTTGCTCCCCGCTCAGTCTGTCTGTGGGCTGGTTGTCGTAATCCAACAAGCAGACAGGTTAAATACACCGCAAGGACAGACTCAGACTCTCtctcatacacacacatacacacaaggGGCGGCTGCTGGAAAAAAGTGTGACAACGATGGGGAAAATTCAGGGTTTTTCCAGGGGGTTTGAGAATGGAGATAGAAGAGACTGCGACTCGAGTCGCGATTCAGCTGGGAAGCAGACGCAGCCAAACAAACAATAATCATGCAACAATAGTGAGAGCCGCAAACAAATTGCTTTTCTATGTCTACACGGTCATGTATGGGTATCTGTGTGCACTGCGATATTAAGGAgtaactataaatataaataaattaaccaaGTCGATATAAGTAACTATATGAATTAGAAAAGGTACAATTAAATACTGGATGCCAAAGATAACAAAAGCTACTATATGTTTCGTAATCTTACTAATTTCTTTTAGATTTTAAGATAAATTAAGCTGTAATAACGTTCTTCAACTTATAAATAGAGACTCCAttctttctaaaatataataataatataatttcccAAGTAACCATAATCTCGTGACATATTTTTCTTCTCAGTGAGTGTGTCATGTTCGGGTTCACTTGCAGATTAGTTTCGTTGCGAGTGTGtctgtgtttttcttttttttgtattatttagtTGTCTTTTTTTGTAGACGCACAACCACAGAGAATCAAAAGCCGCATGGGCGTAGCCCGTGACACCTACCGAAGGGGTGCTGTGCCAAGAGCACTGGCAATTAGAATGGAGAGCGTAAAGTTTGAACCTGGTCCCTGCTCCGCCTCAATTCAGATCCTGCGTCTTCCTTCTCAGTCTGTGACGGGCTTTTGTTGTCTGCAAAGTTTGCCTTTGACACAGGGTGCCTGTCCCGCCCCCCTTTTGGCACTCCCGCCCCTTTCCACCTGCGATGCCTGGAAAATGGAATCCATTCATTCAAATCTATGTGAGCCCAGTGAGTGTTAGTGTCTGTGCAGCTTGTTgaacaaaattgaaaattaactATAAATTCTGTATGGCAAAACATGCAAACATGTTTGCGGAAATACCTGACAGACTCAGGACCCAGGGGGGGCAGGGAATGGTTACTGGGGGATGGGGATGACCAGACGAGGTGTCAAGCGTGGCAAACACCTTGGTGACACCGAACCCCTCACGGCACAAAGCGATTCATTGTTGCGAAATTTAATGcgaaaaattcattaaaaataaaacacctCAAGGGGAGAGGCgtcgaaaaaaaacaaaatacaaacaaagTTTGAATCCACCGGGAGCCCAAATTGAATTGCCTGaaatttgtgtgtttttttcttgtatatatattttattttgggggATACAGTGAAGCCTTTCAAAGGTGCTAAGTACACGAGGGAGgtgacaagaaaaaaaaaactgtcaaAAAACAAGAAGCGTGTTAACCCTCGTGACAAGTTATGGCTCAAGGGGTTTTTTGGAACACTCGAAATAAAATGTGCAACATATTCtcttacaaataataaattaataattttagggGGATTTACTGATGAAAGCCCATAGTAAATACACTTTTTAAagtgtaataataataaaaattactttgaaagggttttttttctagatattgaaatggtttttattaaaaagaaaaggtaAATGCTTTTTTTCAGCTgtaaaaacacatttaaatataaaaataaatgaataaaaaaagtgTTTACAGATggtaaaacatatatttataatataaataaatttaataaaacacgCACAATAAAACtacaatatttacaaaattgtttaaatacattttaaaaatgtaaaaagcttgatttcttttttgtcTGCATATAGCACAACATTTTCCTGATTATAAATGCTTTAgttatacattaaaaaaaataacatgctcaaaaaaataaagagtatGACTTgccccaaaaataataaaaagaaattaaacccAGACGGGAAATCAGGAAAAGGCGGAGTTATTCCAACGGCCAGGACCACCAGGAACAATCAGCTAGACTTAACTAATAAATTTCCTTGAATTCCACACGCAGTCAAGTCGAAGCGGAAATCATTTAAGCTGCCAAATCAGCCAGCCAGATGGTTCAAACAAAAGCTGTTTCTGGCCGAGAAGGTGCGGCCCTGGTACTGGCAACCGAATGGCCATCTGGATGGGAAACGGGACCTGGAACAGGATCTGGAGTTGGTTGCAAAAAGAAAGCGATTAATATTCATTCAGTGTCGCGCGTATATCACTTTTTATTTGCACAGGGTCGCCGCTCCGAGAGGGGATGGATGGGGCGGGGTTGAGGCGAGAAAGAAGAGGAATGCTGGGGCAGGCGCCGCCAAGTATGCAATGGAATTCGGCGCACGCAGCAGCAGGTGAGCTCGTGTGGCTGCTCCAGTTGCTCTGCGTTGGTGTCCGCgttaatgt includes:
- the LOC108076234 gene encoding uncharacterized protein, which translates into the protein MLRSMKAKHVRMVIAGLSLIVSIIILGTIPTWVESQKCWEICVWNHVCLLQILGGVFLFVGSLKNNYWLFLPWLVSSCIFIYTLLYKSVLYWYHLEGRILMVVPLLQTIAGFWCYFVDDVFQDFLLWHGQGHHINLSN